From the genome of Denticeps clupeoides chromosome 4, fDenClu1.1, whole genome shotgun sequence, one region includes:
- the gtf3c6 gene encoding general transcription factor 3C polypeptide 6, translated as MEGDWEEQEHLVVAELSGIINSDFLSTVQGACKMVAVDSAHPVMQVGRYVFAGEYEDALGTCVILEESERASADGSPKLRYRCHTMKKLMLQRTFLTDRKDGEPGSGCIETLALDDGDKGGRNSSICSFLQGDEERAPGAGSSESECGEPDSGVSGDTELHG; from the coding sequence ATGGAAGGCGACTGGGAGGAACAGGAGCACCTGGTGGTAGCAGAGCTGTCGGGAATCATCAACTCGGATTTCCTGAGCACGGTTCAGGGCGCCTGTAAGATGGTGGCAGTGGACAGCGCGCATCCAGTCATGCAGGTCGGACGATATGTGTTCGCGGGCGAGTACGAGGACGCGCTTGGCACCTGCGTGATCCTGGAGGAGAGCGAGCGCGCTAGTGCGGACGGCAGCCCCAAGCTGCGCTACCGGTGCCACACCATGAAGAAGCTTATGCTGCAGAGGACCTTCCTCACCGACAGGAAGGACGGGGAGCCCGGCTCCGGCTGCATCGAGACCTTGGCCTTGGACGACGGAGACAAGGGTGGCAGGAACAGCTCGATCTGCAGCTTCCTGCAGGGAGATGAGGAGAGGGCGCCGGGAGCGGGGAGCTCCGAGTCCGAATGCGGCGAGCCGGACTCCGGGGTGTCGGGAGACACAGAGTTACACGGATAA
- the kel gene encoding kell blood group glycoprotein isoform X2 — MEVPPVLETGEHRPCKWNWCCRLLMAAMAFCFIAMVIGFGIYTLWTPDTAPDPPECLSPVCLEAADRLSATVDPFSQPCDYFHFSCRSRVVSRGRQRGEITPYHGSDKVDTEDGKRNVRKRTFMETDILHDRQTLLLVSIRDILEIRDRTASPDSPEEKVRRFYHSCMNTDAVENLGSQPFLNLIQQLGGWPASGHWNRTDFNSTLIKLMNQFNTFPFFTVYVGRDQNSSLGSPSYIQIDQPEFQLPIEWDSISQTSKAKTESLRSFLTFSLQLFTLLGVPPKTKSMHNGLYIALSSELARAAMPLQYRLHNNMMYQRLTVHQLQQLAPAIDWLGSLKATFHPLPVNQSDLILVHNLPYLQHMSQTINKWLLRHEMMGSGPVHTFMMLSLLYTVIPALDSRFRETLRNQSFSQGKPEEEVPNWISCVLQTEKGFDTLLLHMVKERNTNREAEELVNTIHSAIQTKLADLSWRNKDFQSSILKKLRSLTPRLSTWNKMDKKKLTQLYSEVVIGENKYFTNYLQSLILQQRRWCRLLSEPVQFDIMSISPSVSGDDILFPIGMFTPPWFHRLYPRAVNYGLLGFLMAKDLLHLLLPDIHSYSDTPETVSVCVWSQYMSVTEGPGRVGTSVLSQSQKQEVWVQYTALQVALQAYLKSFQWCRNDSALFGLSHTHLFLTSFTQVSCDPIPHHELMAFEPSFLVSVICANSDLCPSWLACSTEQLQLSQASC, encoded by the exons ATCCCCCTGAATGTCTCTCTCCTGTCTGTCTGGAGGCAGCAGATCGTCTCTCTGCCACTGTGGACCCATTCTCTCAGCCGTGCGACTACTTCCATTTCAGCTGCAGGTCACGAGTAGTATCCCGGGGGAGGCAGAGAGGCGAGATCACTCCTTACCATGGCAGTGACAAGGTGGACACAGAGGATGGAAAAAGGAATGTGCGAAAAAGAACTTTCATGGAGACAGACATCCTGCATGACAGACAGACTCTTCTACTGGTGTCCATCAGGGACATCCTGG AGATTAGAGACAGAACCGCATCACCAGATTCACCAGAAGAGAAAGTACGACGATTTTATCATTCCTGCATGAACACTGATGCTGTAGAGAACCTGGGTTCCCAGCCATTCCTCAACCTCATTCAGCAG TTAGGTGGGTGGCCAGCATCAGGACACTGGAACAGGACAGACTTTAACTCTACTCTGATCAAACTGATGAACCAATTCAACACATTTCCATTCTTCACTGTGTACGTGGGCCGGGACCAGAACAGCTCACTGGGCAGCCCTTCATACATTCAG ATTGATCAACCAGAATTCCAACTACCCATTGAATGGGACAGTATTAGTCAGACATCCAAAGCAAAGACTGAG AGTTTGCGTTCCTTCCTCACATTCTCCTTGCAGCTGTTCACTCTTTTGGGGGTGCCACCCAAAACCAAGTCCATGCATAATGGTCTGTACATAGCCCTGTCCTCTGAGCTGGCCAGGGCTGCAATGCCCCTGCAGTACAGACTGCACAACAACATGATGTACCAGCGACTCACTGTCCACCAGTTACAG CAACTGGCACCAGCCATTGATTGGCTGGGCTCCTTAAAAGCCACCTTTCACCCACTGCCAGTGAACCAATCAGACTTAATCTTGGTGCACAACCTGCCATACCTTCAGCACATGTCACAGACAATTAACAAATGGCTCCTCAGGCATGAAATGATGGGCAG TGGTCCTGTGCATACCTTCATGATGCTTAGTCTCTTATACACTGTCATTCCTGCTCTGGATTCAAGATTTAGGGAAACACTGAGGAACCAATCCTTCTCCCAGGGCAAACCTGAGGAG GAGGTGCCAAACTGGATTTCATGTGTTCTGCAGACAGAAAAAGGTTTTGACACTCTTCTCTTGCACATGGTCAAAGAAAGGAATACAAACAGAGAG GCTGAAGAGCTGGTCAACACAATACACTCTGCTATTCAGACCAAGTTAGCGGATCTCAGTTGGAGGAATAAGGATTTTCAGAGTTCTATTCTGAAAAAG CTTAGGTCTCTAACCCCAAGGCTATCAACTTGgaataaaatggacaaaaagAAACTCACTCAGCTGTATTCTGAG GTGGTGATTGGTGAGAACAAATACTTTACCAACTACCTCCAGTCTCTAATTCTTCAGCAGAGAAGATGGTGCAGACTTCTCTCAGAGCCTGTTCAGTTTGACAT TATGTCCATTTCTCCATCTGTTTCTGGAGATGATATTTTGTTCCCCATTGGAATGTTCACACCTCCTTGGTTTCATCGTTTGTATCCCAG GGCAGTAAATTATGGACTGTTGGGTTTTCTGATGGCCAAagatctcctccatctcctacTACCTGACA TCCATTCATACAGCGATACTCCAGAGACTGTGAGTGTATGCGTGTGGTCTCAGTACATGAGTGTGACAGAGGGTCCAGGTCGGGTGGGCACATCTGTCCTCTCTCAGTCACAGAAACAGGAAGTCTGGGTGCAATATACTGCACTACAAGTGGCATTGCAG GCCTATTTGAAGAGTTTTCAGTGGTGTCGGAATGACTCTGCTCTTTTTGGGCTTTCTCATACTCACCTGTTTCTCACCTCCTTCACACAG GTCAGTTGTGATCCTATCCCACACCACGAGCTGATGGCATTTGAACCCTCTTTCTTGGTGTCAGTAATCTGTGCAAATTCTGACCTGTGCCCCTCATGGCTGGCCTGCTCCACAGAACAACTGCAGCTATCCCAGGCTAGCTGTTGA
- the emg1 gene encoding ribosomal RNA small subunit methyltransferase NEP1, translating to MATRGGFKRGLEHLDEYEPKLAKQHRSLHDRMADKRLVVILEGATLETVKVGKAFELLNCDQHKSMLMKNGRDPNKIRPDITHQCLLMLTDSPLNRAGLLQVYIHTEKNVLIEINPQTRIPRTFPRFCGLMVQLLHKLSVRAADGPQRLLRTIRNPVSDHLPPGCPRIATSFSVGDAVCPRSLVPGDGPAAVVIGAFAHGTVNVDYTEKTVSISNYPLSAALTCTKICSAFEEVWSVL from the exons atggcaacacGCGGGGGATTTAAGCGTGGTCTCGAACATTTAGACGAATATGAACCAAAACTAGCAAAACAGCACAGAAGCCTTCACGATCGCATGGCTGATAAGCGACTTGTCGTGATCCTGGAAGGAGCCACGTTGGAAACTGTAAAG GTTGGGAAAGCATTTGAGCTACTGAACTGTGACCAGCACAAAAGCATGCTAATGAAAAATGGACGAGATCCCAACAAAATTCGTCCAGACATAACCCACCAG TGCCTTTTGATGTTGACAGACAGCCCGTTAAATCGGGCTGGGCTTCTGCAGGTTTACATTCACACGGAGAAGAATGTACTCATTGAAATTAACCCACAGACTCGCATTCCGCGTACATTTCCTCGCTTCTGTGGGCTTATGG TCCAACTTCTGCATAAGCTGAGTGTTCGAGCTGCAGATGGACCGCAGCGTTTGTTGAGAACCATCAGGAACCCGGTGTCTGACCACCTCCCCCCTGGCTGTCCACGCATAGCCACCTCCTTTTCTGTGGGGGACGCAGTGTGCCCTCGGTCGTTGGTGCCCGGTGATGGCCCTGCAGCCGTGGTGATTGGGGCGTTTGCTCATGGCACT GTGAATGTAGACTACACGGAGAAGACTGTTTCCATCAGTAACTACCCTCTATCTGCTGCCTTGACCTGTACTAAGATCTGCTCAGCCTTTGAGGAGGTCTGGAGTGTGCTGTGA
- the kel gene encoding kell blood group glycoprotein isoform X1: MEVPPVLETGEHRPCKWNWCCRLLMAAMAFCFIAMVIGFGIYTLWTPDTAPDPPECLSPVCLEAADRLSATVDPFSQPCDYFHFSCRSRVVSRGRQRGEITPYHGSDKVDTEDGKRNVRKRTFMETDILHDRQTLLLVSIRDILEIRDRTASPDSPEEKVRRFYHSCMNTDAVENLGSQPFLNLIQQVTSTNLGGWPASGHWNRTDFNSTLIKLMNQFNTFPFFTVYVGRDQNSSLGSPSYIQIDQPEFQLPIEWDSISQTSKAKTESLRSFLTFSLQLFTLLGVPPKTKSMHNGLYIALSSELARAAMPLQYRLHNNMMYQRLTVHQLQQLAPAIDWLGSLKATFHPLPVNQSDLILVHNLPYLQHMSQTINKWLLRHEMMGSGPVHTFMMLSLLYTVIPALDSRFRETLRNQSFSQGKPEEEVPNWISCVLQTEKGFDTLLLHMVKERNTNREAEELVNTIHSAIQTKLADLSWRNKDFQSSILKKLRSLTPRLSTWNKMDKKKLTQLYSEVVIGENKYFTNYLQSLILQQRRWCRLLSEPVQFDIMSISPSVSGDDILFPIGMFTPPWFHRLYPRAVNYGLLGFLMAKDLLHLLLPDIHSYSDTPETVSVCVWSQYMSVTEGPGRVGTSVLSQSQKQEVWVQYTALQVALQAYLKSFQWCRNDSALFGLSHTHLFLTSFTQVSCDPIPHHELMAFEPSFLVSVICANSDLCPSWLACSTEQLQLSQASC, encoded by the exons ATCCCCCTGAATGTCTCTCTCCTGTCTGTCTGGAGGCAGCAGATCGTCTCTCTGCCACTGTGGACCCATTCTCTCAGCCGTGCGACTACTTCCATTTCAGCTGCAGGTCACGAGTAGTATCCCGGGGGAGGCAGAGAGGCGAGATCACTCCTTACCATGGCAGTGACAAGGTGGACACAGAGGATGGAAAAAGGAATGTGCGAAAAAGAACTTTCATGGAGACAGACATCCTGCATGACAGACAGACTCTTCTACTGGTGTCCATCAGGGACATCCTGG AGATTAGAGACAGAACCGCATCACCAGATTCACCAGAAGAGAAAGTACGACGATTTTATCATTCCTGCATGAACACTGATGCTGTAGAGAACCTGGGTTCCCAGCCATTCCTCAACCTCATTCAGCAGGTGACCAGTACaaat TTAGGTGGGTGGCCAGCATCAGGACACTGGAACAGGACAGACTTTAACTCTACTCTGATCAAACTGATGAACCAATTCAACACATTTCCATTCTTCACTGTGTACGTGGGCCGGGACCAGAACAGCTCACTGGGCAGCCCTTCATACATTCAG ATTGATCAACCAGAATTCCAACTACCCATTGAATGGGACAGTATTAGTCAGACATCCAAAGCAAAGACTGAG AGTTTGCGTTCCTTCCTCACATTCTCCTTGCAGCTGTTCACTCTTTTGGGGGTGCCACCCAAAACCAAGTCCATGCATAATGGTCTGTACATAGCCCTGTCCTCTGAGCTGGCCAGGGCTGCAATGCCCCTGCAGTACAGACTGCACAACAACATGATGTACCAGCGACTCACTGTCCACCAGTTACAG CAACTGGCACCAGCCATTGATTGGCTGGGCTCCTTAAAAGCCACCTTTCACCCACTGCCAGTGAACCAATCAGACTTAATCTTGGTGCACAACCTGCCATACCTTCAGCACATGTCACAGACAATTAACAAATGGCTCCTCAGGCATGAAATGATGGGCAG TGGTCCTGTGCATACCTTCATGATGCTTAGTCTCTTATACACTGTCATTCCTGCTCTGGATTCAAGATTTAGGGAAACACTGAGGAACCAATCCTTCTCCCAGGGCAAACCTGAGGAG GAGGTGCCAAACTGGATTTCATGTGTTCTGCAGACAGAAAAAGGTTTTGACACTCTTCTCTTGCACATGGTCAAAGAAAGGAATACAAACAGAGAG GCTGAAGAGCTGGTCAACACAATACACTCTGCTATTCAGACCAAGTTAGCGGATCTCAGTTGGAGGAATAAGGATTTTCAGAGTTCTATTCTGAAAAAG CTTAGGTCTCTAACCCCAAGGCTATCAACTTGgaataaaatggacaaaaagAAACTCACTCAGCTGTATTCTGAG GTGGTGATTGGTGAGAACAAATACTTTACCAACTACCTCCAGTCTCTAATTCTTCAGCAGAGAAGATGGTGCAGACTTCTCTCAGAGCCTGTTCAGTTTGACAT TATGTCCATTTCTCCATCTGTTTCTGGAGATGATATTTTGTTCCCCATTGGAATGTTCACACCTCCTTGGTTTCATCGTTTGTATCCCAG GGCAGTAAATTATGGACTGTTGGGTTTTCTGATGGCCAAagatctcctccatctcctacTACCTGACA TCCATTCATACAGCGATACTCCAGAGACTGTGAGTGTATGCGTGTGGTCTCAGTACATGAGTGTGACAGAGGGTCCAGGTCGGGTGGGCACATCTGTCCTCTCTCAGTCACAGAAACAGGAAGTCTGGGTGCAATATACTGCACTACAAGTGGCATTGCAG GCCTATTTGAAGAGTTTTCAGTGGTGTCGGAATGACTCTGCTCTTTTTGGGCTTTCTCATACTCACCTGTTTCTCACCTCCTTCACACAG GTCAGTTGTGATCCTATCCCACACCACGAGCTGATGGCATTTGAACCCTCTTTCTTGGTGTCAGTAATCTGTGCAAATTCTGACCTGTGCCCCTCATGGCTGGCCTGCTCCACAGAACAACTGCAGCTATCCCAGGCTAGCTGTTGA